The sequence AGTGCGCTTCTGCCCACCAAGGCGCCACGGCAATCGCAGCATCGTATTTGGCGATGGCTTCTTCGTATCGTTTATCCTGGACCAGCGATTCCGCCTGTAGAACGAATCGACGTGCGGTTTCAGGGAGGCTTACTGACTTCGGCGAGGAACGGACGAGTCGACCCAAAGCCTCCAGAACCATCTCCATCTGCCCAGGTCCAGGAGCAGTCCGGTAGGCTTCGGCATAGAGGGTTAGAGCGGTGGGCCAGTCACCCATCGTTTCCTTAGTTTTGATCTGCTGTAGCAACTTGGCGTATACTTCATTCCTTCTGCGGTGACCAAATTCCGCAGCAGGCGTCACACATTTATCCACAGCTGAGTCAATGGCCTGGAAGACACGCCATCCGGTTCCTTCGGAAGATCCCTGCCAGAGAATGATGCCTGACTTTAGCTCTGAGAGACGGCAGTCGAGGATGACGACAGCTTCAAGCGTATTCCTGTCCCGTCTTGCCACATGAAACTGCCGAATGGAGGCTGACATTAGGAGAGGCTCTTCCGGTCCACCCGTGGTCGTACCATTGGACCGAAAGATAGGGTGGAGTCCAGCATCCATCAAATGAGTTGAAAATGCGGATCGAATCAAATCTGTGCGCGACAGGTCGGCAGTCAGACCAGGTCCGAGATAGGTGGGATCCCGTTGGTATTCAGGGGCAGCTGTTGTCTCTTCCACCTGCTCAACGATTACCATCGCTTTGCCGATTGGGTTAGGGGTGGGACGCTCGTAATACCCTTTCAGTGGCATGACTAAAGGCGCTTTGGCGCAGCCAGTGGTCATGAGTAGGACAGCTCCGACGCATGCTACGACGGGTGGGGCATATTTCGTTAATATCATTGTCCGTTTCAGTGACCAGAGCCACTGTCTCGTTTCTTCTCAGACATCTACTTCTTGAGAGATCCCGTTGTCGCTCCGAAGACGCTTCTCGATTGACCCACCGATTCTCCAAGCGTATTCAAAGCGTCACCGGTTTGCCGCATAGTCTCCTCTGTGGATCCTGGCACTTGCGACCGCTGGTCTGAGCCCACAGTGCCATGGCTATTGGTTTCTAGCTCCCACTCATAGAGCTTGTCCTGGGCCGCCCGGGCATCGGCGCTATCTGGCGTCAGGAGGACAAAATGCTTCATTCCAGCTATCGCTTCGTGGAAGCGATTCTGGTTGGCGAGCACCAAGGCTCGATTGAAATGGCCCTCGGCCCACCAGGGTGCAATCTCCAAGGCTTTCTTGTAGAGAGCCACGGCTTCTTCATACCGTTTCCTCTCTACGAGACTCGTCGCTTGTACGCCGAACTTGCGCGCTTCCTCCGGCAGGGCTGGCTTGCTCGGCATCTTCCGCAATACCCGTGCGATGCCTGCGAGTGTGGATGAAGTCTGTTCCAGGCCCATTGCAGAACGGTAGGCTTGCATGTAGAGCAAAAGCGTTCCCTGAAGATCACCGGATGTCTCTCGTTCCTGTACTTTCGCCAGCATGCGGGTCTGCGCCTCTCCTTGCAGTTTGGCGCTGAGCTGCCGGATTCCAGATTTAGCAATCAGATTCCCCACGGCATCCTCAATGGCGTCACGCACGACAGTGCTACGCTCTTGGTTCCACCTCACGTTCTGAGCGATTTCCACATCACTATACTCATGCATCGCCAATTCGGCCTTTCCTTCAATAGTTCCCTGCCACAATGGTGTGGCTTGGCCTGGCTGGAATAGCTGGCAATCCATCACCACATTCGCCTTAATTTTGTCCAAGTGGCCAGCATTGGCGATCAACACAATAATTAAGGACAGATCGTTTGTGACCGCAAACGAACGGAGCTTCGCGTGAAGTACCAAATGCCCTTCCGGCAGCGAACGAACCTGATCCAGGCCTGTTTCGGTGCGAGCCATTGCCGACAGGCCCATTTTACTCAGGCCAGCCGTCACCCCATCTTGGATGACCTCCGCCCGGTGTCGATCGGCCCGATACTGATTGGTATCGTGACGGAGTGGCACTAGCATCAAAAATCCCCAATGCGAGACATCTTGTCCCAGCGACTTTGGATCCTTTTGCTGTTCAAGATTCGTAACGGCATCTTCCACACGCAGCACCGACACCACCGGGGTCTTTTGTTCTTGTTGACCGGGAGCCTGCCACAGATTCGCTGTTGGCATCATTACTTGACGAGTGCAGCCGGTCATGGCAACGAAGGCGCAAACCACTACTATCAACGATTTCCAGCGCCTATCCCGGCTGTAACTCCTACTCATTGAGGTGACCTCTTGCATGGTTTGACCCTTCCTCCCGGCTCGTGGCGTTGTTTTCCCTCTATTATTTCTTTTCTAACTCCCACTCATAGATCTTATCTTGCGCCGCGCGGGCATCGGGTGAATGAGAGGCAAGCACGAGAAAGAGTCTCATGCTCGCAACCGCATCGTGGTAGCGATTTTGACTGGCCGCCACCAACGCACGATTGAAATGGCCCTCCGCCCACCATGGCGCGAGTTCCAAGGCTTGGTCGTAGAGCGCAAGCGCTTCGTCGTACCGCTTCTTTTCGACAAAGCTCGTGGCTTGTACCCCATACCTTCGTGCTTCTTCCGGGAGCGCAGCCTTATCGGACTGGGCGCGGGTCAATCGAGCAATAGCGTTGATGACCGGCAACGACCGATCTTCTGTATCGGCCAAACCGTATGCCTTGGCATAGAGCTGCAAAGCCTGCGGTAACATCCCGACGGTTTCCGCCTCCTGGCTTGCCTTGACCGCCTTTGCGTAGGCCTCCCTGCGGAGCAGCGCGCTGATTGAGTGGAGGCCGGACTTCGTCATGAATTCCTGGACAGCTGAGTCGAGGGCTTTACGGACGACCCAGGGTTTATGCAGTTTCCAGTCGATTTTCATTGCGTCGGTGATCTCGCCCTCGTCCGCTTTTCCTTCAGCGATGCCTTGCCACAGAGGCATGGGATTACCGGGTTGATGCACTTGACATTCGAGTGCAACTCTGGTCTCCAATTTCCCATACCCGCCCACGGTGTCCAGGATCAGCGTGATGAAGGAGACCGAGTTACTGACCTCTATCGAACGAATCTTGGCTGACACCACCAGATGACCTTCAGGGAGATGAGTCAATTGGTCGAGCCTTCGGTCTGGTTGATAGGCCATAGTCAATCCAGCCTCGCTCAGTTTGGTGGTGAAGGCATCCCGAACGATATCGGTTCGCTGATTGTCGCTGAGGTACTCATTCCATGTCCAAGCGATGGGGATTGGCCCAATCAAGAAAAATCCGCTCGTGCCATCTCCGAGATAATGTGGATCTTTTTGATATTCTGAAGCTTGGGTCGTATCTTCGACGCGCAGTAACGTTACCGCTGGTTTTTTCACTGCCAATGAATCAGAAGCTCGATGCATATCGTTCATAGTGATCACGACTTGGCTGGTGCATCCAACTCCTAACATGCCCCATAGCCCCAGGATTGCGGCCAGTACCCAGTGTCCATTGGTTTTCATTTCCGTCCTCCCTCTTGAAACGACTAGAGTCAGAACATTGTGCCTTCGCGGCATCATCACACGTAATGGAACTTTGCAGCGAATCCTCTGAAAACTATAGCAGGCTTCGTCAAATCTGTTTGGAGAACCAACGGGGCATTCCACATTTCTCGGCGCGGGGGTGGGGCTCAGAGCGGACATCACCGGAGGAGCGGGGACCCGTCGAGGCGCGGCGCGGAAGGAAAGCTGGAACTGATGGAAGGCACGCGACTGCCTAGTCGCGCCTGATGGAATTCCAGAAGGATTCCGCCGGGACGCGCCCGAAGGGGTCGCTCCGGGAGGTGCGGGAGCGGTTGAGCCCCACCCCCGCCCGGCGGTATTTCCCCCTGCGCCTCAAGTCTTGCGGTACGACATTCTGCCAGGTCAAGAAGATCGCAGTGCGGCACTTGGGGGCTGGGGACTGCGAGGTCGCGTTCGCGATGCAAAGGAAGGGTTGACTCCCTCAGTGAAGCCTATAGAATCCACCGCGAGTTGGTGCATCCATACAACCTAAACAGGTGGCTGTATTATTGTGAGACTTGACCCGGTTCGTGCCAGGCTATGATGGCTACATGAAATTTTCTTGGGATCCGAAGAAGGCCTCTGCTAATCTGAAAAAGCATGGCGTCTAATTGAAGAGGCCTCAACGGTCTTCCGCGACGTGCTTTCGGTCACCGGCTCCGATCCAGACCATTCTGAGAAGGAACACCGATTCGTGACCTTTGGCATTTCGAGTCAGGGTCGCCTTATGGTCGTGGCGCATACCGAGGAAGGTGAACACGTTCGCATTATCAGTGCTCGTCCGGTAACGAGACAGGAACGGAGGATCTATGAAGAGGGAAAGTCGTAAAGCGGTCGACGAATTGCGGTCAGAATACAGGCGTTCGGACTTCGGCAAGCTTGTGCGCGGGAAGTATGCTGCTCGGGTCGCTGCGGAGACAAACGTAGTCGTTCTCGAACCTGAGATCGCCGAAGCATTTCCGAATGCGAAGGCGGTTAATGAGGCATTGCGAGGACTCTTGGATGTCGCGGCGACCACTGCACGCCTAACTTATCGCCCAACCGTACGCGCCAAGCAGCAGCGTGCTGGTTAGCTCTACGTTAGACAGCAGGCGAGTTCTATTGAAGCCGAGCACTCTCAGGTAGGACCACTTCAGGCAGCGGCAAGCATCACTTTTCTATCCAGTTACAGCTTATTGGGGATACGTTCGGCGTAGCCGGTCAGTTCCATGTAGCCCTGTCCCGTGATCGGCTGTCCCTCTCTTGTGCCGCGGGCTTCGATCGCGCCTTCCCAATAGGTCACTTGGGTACTCCGTGTCGTGATGAGTTCCTGCCCGGCCATGAGCGGAACGACATCGAGAGCGAGTTGTTGTGAGGGAATCGTCAGCCGCCAACGCTGCGGATAGCGTGCGTGGCTGGTCTGGCTTGTCCAATAACTCAACGGCTCCAGGGTGAAGTCTCCGAGCGAGAGATGGTGCCCACGTCCGTCGCGGTCGACCAGCGTGCCACTTGAAGCAGGATCGGCTGATCCATCCCTTCGGCGAAGTCGATAGAGCATCAATTCCCTCTGGTCGTCCAGTTGCAGGCTGAACCAGTCCCATCCGACCAAATCCTTCCCAAGGTCGGCAGAACCGAACTCATGGTCCATCCAACTCTTGCCGGTCACGTCGAACGTTTCGCCTCCGATCGTGACGGTGCCGGTCGTGGCCAGCCTGGTGAAGGAATAATAGTGGGAGGCCGCGACCGAGCCTTTGCGGCTGATGCCGCCGGTGCCATGCACGACAAGCGGTTTTTCCGGCGAGACGGTGAAGTGTATGGCAAGTTCTCCGTCTGCTGCCCGGAGAGTCTGTGTGTCGGGAGCTGCCGATGGCGATTCAGCGCTCCAGTTATCGATCCAGACGTGGAGTCGATCACGCCCGGCGCCGGCCTTGCCCAAGCCTGACCTGCTCATTTTCTCTGCATAATGAAACCGTCCA comes from Nitrospirota bacterium and encodes:
- a CDS encoding tetratricopeptide repeat protein yields the protein MTTGCAKAPLVMPLKGYYERPTPNPIGKAMVIVEQVEETTAAPEYQRDPTYLGPGLTADLSRTDLIRSAFSTHLMDAGLHPIFRSNGTTTGGPEEPLLMSASIRQFHVARRDRNTLEAVVILDCRLSELKSGIILWQGSSEGTGWRVFQAIDSAVDKCVTPAAEFGHRRRNEVYAKLLQQIKTKETMGDWPTALTLYAEAYRTAPGPGQMEMVLEALGRLVRSSPKSVSLPETARRFVLQAESLVQDKRYEEAIAKYDAAIAVAPWWAEAHFNRSLVLAEENRYASAIESMKRFIVLVPDSPDARAAQDKIYEWELKVK
- a CDS encoding carotenoid 1,2-hydratase — translated: MHKLWPQLRHILFLASSLLVVVPGQAADMAEEFRVATEGYRYAFPRDHGAHEEFRTEWWYYTGQLTAKNGRAFGYELTFFRRGMPREQTKTLPSQWAVTHLYLAHFAVSDLSNGRFHYAEKMSRSGLGKAGAGRDRLHVWIDNWSAESPSAAPDTQTLRAADGELAIHFTVSPEKPLVVHGTGGISRKGSVAASHYYSFTRLATTGTVTIGGETFDVTGKSWMDHEFGSADLGKDLVGWDWFSLQLDDQRELMLYRLRRRDGSADPASSGTLVDRDGRGHHLSLGDFTLEPLSYWTSQTSHARYPQRWRLTIPSQQLALDVVPLMAGQELITTRSTQVTYWEGAIEARGTREGQPITGQGYMELTGYAERIPNKL
- a CDS encoding tetratricopeptide repeat protein encodes the protein MMPTANLWQAPGQQEQKTPVVSVLRVEDAVTNLEQQKDPKSLGQDVSHWGFLMLVPLRHDTNQYRADRHRAEVIQDGVTAGLSKMGLSAMARTETGLDQVRSLPEGHLVLHAKLRSFAVTNDLSLIIVLIANAGHLDKIKANVVMDCQLFQPGQATPLWQGTIEGKAELAMHEYSDVEIAQNVRWNQERSTVVRDAIEDAVGNLIAKSGIRQLSAKLQGEAQTRMLAKVQERETSGDLQGTLLLYMQAYRSAMGLEQTSSTLAGIARVLRKMPSKPALPEEARKFGVQATSLVERKRYEEAVALYKKALEIAPWWAEGHFNRALVLANQNRFHEAIAGMKHFVLLTPDSADARAAQDKLYEWELETNSHGTVGSDQRSQVPGSTEETMRQTGDALNTLGESVGQSRSVFGATTGSLKK